In Brachypodium distachyon strain Bd21 chromosome 2, Brachypodium_distachyon_v3.0, whole genome shotgun sequence, one genomic interval encodes:
- the LOC100844352 gene encoding protein NUCLEAR FUSION DEFECTIVE 4, which produces MSSPSSAHWLSLVGSIWLQTINGPNSDFPVYSSQLKELKNISQVQLNFLAFASDAGKLFGWFSGVAALHVPLWLVAFVGAAFGLVGYGVQYLFLDSSGLKFWHLFLLTALAGNGICWINTVCYLLCIKNFASRSRVAVSLATSYLGLSAKVYTSLAETMPWLANSKAKTYLLLNAVVPMLVTLAVAPSLRVFDLKSGSSTDTAFLVMFAITLATGACAVVGSIGSTSSGLSSGEHMVSLSVLLAIPMLIPAALKIRESLNEIWEAKRESRIHDLGTDEAVVVIEVLEVETKEEEIVVAEEKAPQEEVGGLQLLKKPDFWLYFFSYMFSGTLGLVFLNNLGQIAESRGLGQTSTLVSLSSSFGFFGRLLPSFLDYYSAKSGYSISRTGSMASLMAPMAGAFFLLLHPSNFFLYASTAIVGTCTGAITSVAVSATSELFGTKHFGVNHNILVSNIPVGSLCFGYFAAFLYQREAGARGSQTCKGASCYQETFTVWGITCVLGTLLCVVLYLRSRSSSFAGRLPVRLQCLAARLASFVRGGNNSTKAPEVSNQEA; this is translated from the exons atgtcttctccttcctcagcCCATTGGCTGAGCCTCGTCGGCAGCATCTGGCTCCAGACCATCAACGGCCCCAACTCCGACTTCCCGGTCTACTCGTCGcagctcaaggagctcaaGAACATCTCCCAGGTGCAGCTCAACTTCCTCGCCTTCGCGTCCGACGCCGGGAAGCTCTTCGGCTGGTTCtccggggtggcggcgctgcacGTGCCCCTCTGGCTCGTTGCCTTCGTGGGCGCCGCGTTCGGCCTCGTCGGCTACGGCGTCCAATACCTTTTCTTGGACAGCTCCGGCCTCAAGTTCTGGCACCTGTTCCTGCTCACCGCCCTCGCCGGGAACGGCATCTGCTGGATCAACACCGTCTGCTACCTGCTCTGCATCAAGAACTTCGCGTCCAGGAGCCGCGTCGCGGTGAGCCTCGCCACCAGCTACCTCGGCCTGAGCGCCAAGGTGTACACGAGCCTGGCCGAGACGATGCCGTGGCTGGCCAACTCCAAGGCAAAGACGTACCTGCTCCTCAATGCCGTCGTGCCGATGCTCGTCACCCTGGCCGTGGCGCCGTCGCTCAGGGTGTTCGACCTCAAGAGCGGCTCCAGCACGGACACGGCATTCCTCGTCATGTTCGCCATCACGCTCGCCACCGGCGCCTGCGCCGTGGTCGGCAGCATCGGATCCACGTCCAGCGGGCTGTCCTCCGGCGAGCACATGGTCAGCCTCAGCGTTCTGCTGGCCATCCCCATGCTCATCCCGGCGGCTCTCAAGATCCGGGAGAGCTTGAACGAGATATGGGAGGCGAAGCGGGAGAGCAGGATCCATGATCTCGGCACCGACGAGGCTGTCGTCGTCATCGAGGTCTTGGAAGTCGAgaccaaggaagaagagatcgTCGTAGCGGAGGAGAAGGCCCCCCAAGAGGAGGTCGGgggcctccagctgctcaAGAAACCGGACTTCTGGCTCTACTTCTTCAGCTACATGTTCAGTGGCACCCTGGGTCTGGTCTTCCTCAACAATCTGGGGCAGATTGCCGAGTCGCGAGGTCTCGGGCAGACTTCCACTCTGGTCTCACTGTCGTCTTCGTTTGGTTTCTTCGGTcgccttcttccttccttcttgGACTACTACTCTGCAAA AAGTGGCTACTCCATATCAAGGACGGGGTCCATGGCGTCGCTGATGGCGCCCATGGCGGGCGCCTTCTTCCTGCTGCTCCACCCGAGCAACTTCTTCCTGTACGCGAGCACGGCCATCGTCGGCACGTGCACGGGCGCCATCACGTCGGTGGCGGTGTCGGCGACGAGCGAGCTGTTCGGCACCAAGCACTTCGGCGTGAACCACAACATCCTGGTGTCCAACATCCCCGTGGGATCGCTCTGCTTCGGCTACTTCGCCGCGTTCCTCTACCAGCGGGAGGCCGGGGCGCGTGGGAGCCAGACCTGCAAGGGCGCTAGCTGCTACCAGGAGACCTTCACCGTCTGGGGCATCACCTGCGTCCTCGGCACGCTGCTCTGCGTCGTCCTCTACCTGCGGTCCCGCTCCAGCAGCTTCGCCGGGAGGCTACCAGTAAGGTTACAGTGCCTTGCAGCCCGCTTAGCTAGCTTTGTGCGTGGTGGTAACAACAGCACCAAAGCCCCAGAAGTTTCTAATCAGGAGGCTTGA